From Miscanthus floridulus cultivar M001 chromosome 15, ASM1932011v1, whole genome shotgun sequence, the proteins below share one genomic window:
- the LOC136508827 gene encoding uncharacterized protein ycf45-like, which yields MDTCAARRLLLFSLPTPKLPPEHPLLRRWRRGRAWPGVARCAAEAGTGWGGIVEDDLSELLEILPRDLRDNLQNEPRKDQLLEVILDLGRRPEARFLGDSGGQYLRDSEISQKELEDAQRAVGEFGGDNRAGIEGTLHRISAIRSRKGMVVGLTCRVGRAVTGHVDMVRDLLNYKESILFLGRPGVGKTTVMREIARVLADEFQKRVVIVDTSNEIGGDGDVPHAAIGGARRMQVPEPSMQHRVMIEAVENHMPEVVIVDEIGTEAEAQACRSIAERGVMLIGTAHGERLANIIKNPTLSDLIGGVETVTLGDDEARARRSQKSILERKAPPTFPFLIEMRERHYWVTHRTERSVDMLLHGKKPLVEVRKRDNEFQVVIERWATYDGDGL from the exons ATGGACACGTGTGCCGCACGCCGCCTGCTCCTCTTCTCGCTCCCGACCCCGAAGCTCCCTCCGGAGCATCCTCTGCTCAGGCGGTGGCGCAGGGGCAGGGCCTGGCCCGGCGTCGCTCGCTGCGCCGCTGAGGCTGGCACCGGATGGGGAGGCATCGTCGAGGACGACCTTTCTGAGCTCCTGGAG ATTCTCCCAAGGGATTTGCGAGATAATCTGCAAAATGAACCTAGAAAGGACCAACTGCTGGAG GTCATTCTGGATTTGGGGAGACGGCCAGAAGCACGTTTCCTTGGTGACTCTGGTGGCCAATATCTACGGGACAGTGAG ATCTCACAGAAAGAGTTGGAGGATGCTCAGAGGGCTGTAGGAGAGTTTGGAGGTGACAACCGTGCAGGAATTGAGGGTACTTTACATAGGATATCTGCCATAAGGAGCAGGAAAGGAATGGTTGTTGGTTTGACCTGTCGAGTGGGTCGAGCTGTTACTGGGCATGTTGACATGGTTCGTGATCTCCTAAATTACAAAGAAAGTATTCTATTTTTGGGAAG GCCTGGGGTAGGCAAGACGACTGTTATGCGTGAGATTGCACGTGTTTTAGCAGATGAATTTCAGAAAAGAGTG GTAATTGTGGACACAAGTAATGAGATTGGTGGGGATGGGGATGTTCCTCATGCTGCGATTGGTGGAGCAAGAAGAATGCAAGTACCTGAACCATCAATGCAGCATAGGGTGATGATTGAAGCAGTTGAAAACCATATGCCTGAGGTGGTTATTGTAGATGAGATCGGAACTGAAGCGGAAGCACAAGCTTGTCGATCAATTGCAGAAAGGGGTGTTATGCTTATTGGCACTGCCCATGGAGAACGACTTGCAAACATCATTAAGAACCCAACCTTATCTGACTTG ATTGGAGGTGTAGAAACTGTTACTCTTGGAGACGATGAGGCTCGTGCTCGACGAAGTCAGAAAAGTATTCTAGAGAGGAAAGCTCCTCCAACATTCCCTTTCCTTATCGAGATGAGGGAGCGACATTACTGGGTAACACACCGG ACAGAAAGGAGCGTGGATATGCTACTGCATGGCAAGAAGCCGCTGGTTGAG GTCAGGAAAAGGGATAATGAGTTTCAGGTTGTAATTGAAAGATGGGCAACATATGATGGCGATGGACTCTGA